Proteins encoded together in one Rhodospirillales bacterium window:
- a CDS encoding penicillin-binding protein 2, producing MAGGGGSPKSRAAAVYLDGARHRALDTARNRLLATGVIFALAFTVMAGRLVDLTVLDGGRDHPHAAGASVAKADVRGDIVDRNGAVLATSLPTASVYADPKEVLDPDAAVTALARVLPDLDTAVVRTRLNSPSRFVWVRRGLTPEQQQQVNSLGIPGIGFVTERRRVYPHGAAVAHVVGFTDIDDHGIAGVEESFDKSLAAGERLRLGLDIRVQHILRHELEASRVEFHALGAAGMVLDTTTGEVIAMVSLPDFDPNEPVLDPEDDARFNRVTKGVYEMGSTMKLFTVASALDTGTTSLTGGYDASRPLHVSRFTISDYHAKNRWLSTPEILIYSSNVGAALMALDVGTTLQRQYLQRLGLLTPAAIELPEVGKPLIPSPWREINTMTVAFGHGIAITPLQLVNGVAALVNGGRLRPAQLEYQEDRSARAGTPVISPKTSKEMRMLMRQVVLHGTGSKADVPGYKVGGKTGTAEKLAHGHYIAKALISSFIGAFPIDDPKYVILAMLDEPKGNRSTANYATGGWVAAPVVARLVRHMAPLLGIPPVPDDELPDGVRKASAERDRQRALPAVGPRPLPAMATQPERPLAPKVAVLPNAGKSREKRFAAN from the coding sequence ATGGCCGGAGGGGGAGGATCGCCCAAGTCGCGCGCGGCGGCGGTCTATCTCGACGGCGCACGGCACCGGGCACTTGATACCGCGCGTAACCGCCTGCTGGCGACGGGTGTGATCTTTGCCTTGGCGTTCACGGTGATGGCGGGGCGTCTCGTCGATTTGACCGTTCTCGATGGCGGGCGCGATCACCCCCACGCCGCCGGCGCCTCCGTCGCCAAGGCGGATGTTCGCGGCGATATCGTCGACCGCAATGGCGCGGTGCTGGCGACCAGCCTGCCGACGGCCTCGGTCTATGCCGATCCGAAGGAGGTCCTCGATCCGGATGCGGCGGTCACCGCGTTGGCGCGCGTGCTGCCGGACCTCGATACGGCGGTCGTCCGCACCCGGCTGAACAGCCCGTCGCGCTTCGTCTGGGTGCGGCGCGGCCTCACGCCCGAACAGCAGCAGCAGGTCAATAGCCTCGGCATTCCCGGGATCGGGTTCGTCACCGAGCGGCGCCGGGTTTATCCGCATGGCGCTGCCGTCGCCCACGTCGTCGGGTTTACCGACATCGATGATCACGGCATTGCCGGCGTCGAGGAGTCCTTCGATAAGTCCCTGGCGGCGGGCGAGCGACTCCGGCTTGGTCTCGATATCCGCGTGCAGCACATCCTGCGCCATGAGCTTGAGGCGTCGCGGGTCGAATTCCACGCCCTCGGTGCGGCGGGAATGGTGCTCGACACCACGACCGGGGAGGTCATCGCCATGGTCTCTCTGCCCGATTTCGATCCGAACGAGCCGGTGCTCGACCCCGAAGACGATGCCCGCTTCAACCGGGTGACCAAGGGTGTCTACGAGATGGGCTCAACGATGAAGCTGTTCACCGTCGCCTCGGCTCTTGATACGGGGACGACATCGTTGACCGGGGGCTATGATGCCAGCCGGCCGTTGCACGTCTCGCGCTTTACCATTTCCGACTACCACGCGAAGAACCGCTGGCTGTCGACGCCGGAGATCTTGATCTATTCGTCGAATGTCGGTGCGGCACTGATGGCGCTCGACGTCGGCACGACCTTGCAGCGCCAATACCTGCAGCGGCTCGGCCTGCTGACGCCCGCGGCGATCGAACTGCCTGAAGTCGGCAAGCCACTCATCCCGTCGCCTTGGCGTGAGATCAACACGATGACCGTGGCGTTCGGTCACGGTATCGCGATTACGCCGCTGCAGCTGGTGAACGGCGTTGCGGCACTGGTCAACGGCGGACGTCTGCGCCCGGCACAGCTCGAATATCAAGAAGACCGTTCCGCTCGCGCCGGCACGCCGGTTATCTCGCCGAAGACATCGAAGGAGATGCGCATGCTCATGCGCCAGGTCGTGCTGCACGGCACGGGCAGCAAGGCCGACGTCCCCGGATACAAGGTCGGCGGCAAGACGGGTACCGCGGAAAAGCTGGCCCACGGACATTACATCGCCAAGGCGCTCATCTCGTCGTTCATCGGTGCGTTTCCGATCGACGATCCGAAGTACGTCATTCTCGCGATGCTGGACGAGCCGAAGGGGAACCGGTCCACCGCCAACTATGCCACTGGCGGTTGGGTAGCAGCGCCGGTGGTGGCGCGCCTCGTCCGCCACATGGCGCCGCTGCTCGGCATTCCGCCGGTACCGGACGACGAGTTGCCGGACGGTGTGCGCAAAGCTTCGGCGGAGCGTGATCGCCAGCGGGCGCTGCCTGCGGTGGGACCGCGACCACTGCCCGCCATGGCAACGCAACCGGAACGGCCGCTCGCGCCCAAGGTCGCGGTTCTGCCAAACGCGGGAAAGAGCCGGGAAAAGCGGTTTGCAGCTAACTGA
- a CDS encoding cell division protein FtsL, with protein sequence MSGWSTFVRQATALCLLLAVALAVVLLTVTHQVKGLEEELGSLHESIADEQQTIHVLRAEFSFLADPERIRRLASAHLGLVPIEPTQLSSFAALDNNAPRKPNDGTIVRPRAGVRVASAERR encoded by the coding sequence ATGAGCGGCTGGTCGACGTTTGTAAGGCAGGCGACGGCATTGTGCCTGCTGCTGGCGGTGGCACTTGCGGTCGTGCTGCTGACGGTGACCCATCAGGTCAAGGGGCTGGAGGAAGAACTCGGCAGCCTGCACGAGAGCATCGCCGACGAGCAGCAGACGATCCACGTGCTGCGCGCGGAATTCAGCTTCCTCGCCGATCCGGAACGGATTCGTCGGCTGGCCAGCGCGCATCTCGGTCTGGTTCCGATCGAGCCGACGCAGTTGAGTTCGTTCGCCGCGCTTGATAACAACGCGCCGCGCAAGCCAAACGATGGAACGATCGTGCGCCCGCGCGCCGGGGTGCGAGTCGCCTCTGCGGAGCGCCGCTGA